One stretch of Rosistilla oblonga DNA includes these proteins:
- a CDS encoding alpha/beta fold hydrolase — MKSFQTDCGGWTWLAVVMLAAMCSLPARHALADTPFRVHTLSSDSEFSAATTIDIDGDGRLDVVSGAFWYQAPNWDKHTLRDVAMIRGRFDDYSNLAMDVDGDDDLDIISVNYRSKSLYWCRNPGPAAMQENPDLRWEQIEIDRPGSSETGRLVDIDGDGHLDILPSGTTFAAWYRLQPASQSESQTAAEDVRWQRYDLPTELIGHGVGAGDINGDGRIDVVGPGGWALAPPDPLTGRWRWQPEFSLAQDCGLPILVHDVDADGDADLIWSRGHNYGVYWTEQVGESESSLQVMPGVELAELEPLISSRKWITHAIDTSWSCAHTLILADIDGDGKDDLVAGKRFQGHDGKDPGENDPLQIAWYRFDSNSRTWQKQIASVAADVGIDLDSVCADIDGDGDVDILAPSRIGLHWLENLRVGQGSAAKLLQDNAAQVANPPSGEISKRDASPTAFNAASQTPEGTFDLLRIDAADGEVKRAETPIAFGPRRQQIIAAFESIAGPLPGPHHRRDLDVHISSVEKTDKYWRIKLSFASDDVSRVPAYLLVPMHINERMPAMLCLHPTHAELGKSQICGQGGQPSMFYAHELAERGFVCLAPDYPSFGEYEFDFQAHRDLYPSGTIKAVWDNVRGLDFLESLPCVERDKIGVIGHSLGGHNALFTAALDGRVRAVVTSCGFTALEDYRGGDLSGWTSDRYMPAIAGFQNATELPFDFAELLATIVPRPLFVSAPLRDDNFDVAGVRKCEASLKPVVELYSQIEKPGDVHFVYPEAGHDFPQAVREEAYQWLRDEMRGKD, encoded by the coding sequence AAACGGACTGCGGTGGGTGGACTTGGCTGGCGGTGGTGATGCTGGCAGCAATGTGCTCGCTTCCAGCCCGACATGCTCTGGCTGATACGCCTTTTCGTGTGCACACGCTCAGTTCTGACAGCGAGTTTAGTGCGGCCACGACGATTGACATCGATGGCGACGGCCGACTGGACGTGGTGTCGGGGGCATTTTGGTATCAAGCTCCCAATTGGGATAAGCACACGCTGCGTGACGTGGCGATGATCCGAGGCCGCTTTGACGACTATTCCAACTTGGCCATGGATGTCGACGGCGACGATGACTTGGATATCATCAGCGTCAATTACCGTAGCAAGAGCCTGTACTGGTGCCGCAATCCAGGTCCGGCGGCTATGCAAGAGAACCCGGATTTGCGTTGGGAACAGATTGAGATCGATCGACCAGGCAGTAGCGAGACGGGGCGGTTAGTCGATATCGACGGTGATGGGCACCTAGACATTTTGCCCAGCGGAACCACCTTTGCCGCTTGGTATCGCCTGCAGCCCGCCTCACAATCTGAATCGCAGACAGCCGCTGAAGATGTTAGGTGGCAGCGTTATGACTTGCCTACCGAGCTGATCGGGCACGGCGTGGGGGCGGGCGATATAAATGGTGACGGCCGCATCGACGTCGTGGGACCCGGCGGCTGGGCCCTGGCTCCGCCCGATCCGCTCACTGGCCGCTGGCGGTGGCAGCCCGAATTTAGCCTCGCCCAAGACTGCGGCTTGCCCATCTTAGTGCACGATGTCGATGCGGATGGCGACGCGGATCTGATCTGGTCCCGAGGGCACAATTACGGAGTCTACTGGACGGAGCAAGTTGGAGAGTCAGAATCTTCGTTGCAGGTTATGCCCGGGGTTGAACTGGCTGAACTGGAGCCGCTGATCAGTAGCCGCAAATGGATTACGCATGCAATTGATACGAGCTGGTCGTGTGCGCACACGCTGATACTGGCGGACATCGACGGCGATGGAAAAGATGACTTGGTGGCTGGCAAGCGGTTCCAAGGTCATGACGGGAAGGATCCAGGCGAGAATGATCCATTGCAAATCGCGTGGTATCGCTTTGATAGTAACTCCCGAACTTGGCAAAAACAGATTGCGAGCGTCGCCGCAGACGTTGGAATTGACTTGGATTCCGTCTGTGCGGATATCGACGGGGATGGTGACGTCGACATCCTGGCGCCCAGTCGCATTGGCCTGCATTGGTTAGAAAATTTGAGAGTTGGGCAGGGCTCGGCGGCCAAATTGCTGCAAGACAACGCGGCGCAAGTAGCCAATCCGCCGAGTGGCGAAATCTCGAAGCGGGATGCGAGCCCGACTGCGTTCAACGCAGCGAGCCAGACTCCGGAAGGGACGTTTGATTTGTTGCGGATCGATGCAGCCGATGGAGAAGTGAAGCGGGCTGAGACGCCTATCGCATTTGGGCCACGCCGTCAGCAGATTATTGCGGCGTTTGAATCGATCGCCGGACCGTTGCCCGGACCTCACCACCGCCGGGACTTGGATGTGCACATCTCCAGCGTGGAAAAGACGGATAAATACTGGAGGATCAAACTTTCATTCGCCAGCGACGATGTGAGTCGCGTACCGGCGTATCTCCTTGTTCCTATGCATATTAATGAGCGGATGCCAGCGATGCTCTGCCTGCATCCCACGCATGCGGAACTTGGCAAGTCACAGATCTGTGGCCAGGGAGGGCAGCCGAGTATGTTCTATGCGCATGAATTGGCCGAACGTGGGTTCGTGTGCCTGGCGCCGGATTATCCAAGTTTCGGCGAATACGAATTTGATTTCCAAGCCCATCGTGACTTGTATCCAAGCGGTACGATCAAAGCGGTGTGGGACAACGTGCGAGGTCTCGACTTTCTTGAGAGCTTGCCGTGCGTGGAACGCGATAAGATCGGCGTGATTGGGCATTCCCTGGGTGGACACAACGCATTATTCACGGCGGCTCTCGATGGCCGTGTGCGGGCGGTCGTAACCAGTTGTGGCTTCACCGCTTTGGAGGACTACCGTGGCGGCGATTTAAGTGGTTGGACGAGCGATCGATACATGCCAGCCATCGCAGGCTTTCAGAATGCTACTGAGCTACCCTTCGATTTCGCTGAGCTCCTGGCCACCATTGTGCCACGCCCATTGTTCGTTTCGGCCCCGTTGAGAGACGACAATTTTGATGTCGCAGGCGTACGCAAGTGCGAGGCGAGTTTAAAACCGGTCGTCGAACTGTATAGTCAAATTGAAAAGCCGGGCGATGTGCATTTCGTCTATCCGGAGGCCGGGCATGACTTTCCCCAAGCGGTGCGTGAAGAGGCGTATCAATGGCTCCGCGATGAGATGCGCGGCAAAGACTAA
- a CDS encoding DMT family transporter encodes MPWVILVIAGLLEAGWAIGLKYTEGFTKLVPSVLTIAGIMASMYLLALAARTLPIGTAYAVWVGIGTFGAIVLGMTFLGEPVNAGRIFFLILLMVSIIGLKLTAY; translated from the coding sequence ATGCCATGGGTTATTCTCGTTATTGCAGGTCTCTTGGAAGCGGGCTGGGCGATTGGCCTGAAATACACCGAGGGCTTCACCAAGCTCGTTCCTAGCGTTCTGACCATCGCTGGCATCATGGCAAGTATGTATCTGCTTGCTCTTGCAGCTCGAACCCTTCCGATTGGGACAGCCTACGCCGTTTGGGTTGGCATCGGCACTTTCGGCGCAATTGTCTTAGGCATGACCTTTCTGGGCGAGCCCGTGAACGCCGGCCGTATCTTTTTTCTCATCCTATTGATGGTGTCCATTATCGGATTGAAACTCACCGCGTACTGA
- a CDS encoding ribbon-helix-helix domain-containing protein: MTLNIPSEYAHVLDEAVASGAFASTDEAIRHALSLLAAEHHIVDGEPPTEDDEQWAARFEAWAESHTPSKHFVDCSRDSIYDGRDK, encoded by the coding sequence ATGACACTGAACATACCAAGCGAATACGCACACGTTCTCGACGAAGCCGTTGCCAGTGGTGCGTTTGCGTCTACCGACGAAGCCATTCGCCATGCGCTCAGCCTTCTCGCTGCGGAGCACCATATCGTTGACGGTGAACCGCCAACGGAAGACGATGAACAATGGGCGGCTCGATTTGAAGCATGGGCGGAGAGTCATACTCCGTCGAAACACTTTGTCGATTGCAGCCGCGATTCGATCTACGATGGTCGTGACAAGTGA
- a CDS encoding type II toxin-antitoxin system VapC family toxin: MRSLIDTSIVVRTSQPTSDAFRLAVDAVKRLRPNGFRGCLVPQVFYEYWAVVTRPINVNGLGFTAEQAALELAQLTSMFDFVRDERAIFEHWQRLVTSYKVLGKNSHDARLVAAMLRHGITHILTLNPKDFARFTSIKIMTPSDLVTNS; the protein is encoded by the coding sequence GTGAGAAGCCTGATCGATACGAGTATTGTCGTTCGCACTTCTCAACCAACTTCAGACGCATTCCGGTTGGCCGTTGACGCAGTCAAACGGCTTCGCCCCAACGGTTTCCGGGGCTGCTTGGTTCCACAAGTCTTCTATGAGTATTGGGCCGTTGTCACGCGTCCCATCAACGTCAATGGCCTTGGATTCACTGCAGAGCAAGCGGCATTGGAACTGGCCCAGCTCACGTCCATGTTCGACTTCGTTCGTGACGAGAGAGCGATATTCGAACATTGGCAACGACTGGTTACGAGCTACAAGGTTTTAGGGAAGAACTCTCACGACGCGCGTTTAGTCGCCGCGATGTTACGGCATGGGATCACGCATATCCTGACGCTGAATCCAAAAGATTTCGCCCGATTCACGTCGATTAAGATCATGACACCTTCAGACCTTGTTACAAACAGCTAA